In Carya illinoinensis cultivar Pawnee chromosome 10, C.illinoinensisPawnee_v1, whole genome shotgun sequence, one DNA window encodes the following:
- the LOC122279805 gene encoding probable membrane-associated kinase regulator 4, translating into MHKMATNQPASVNLHVDEDYIDMELSSSSNFLCYFISSPPQTREFEFQMTSMSGEREPTTSPADELFYKGKLLPLNLPTRLQMVPKILQSSSTEIEPKIEEALEERYYSSSFFTRTGPSTADSTNSSTPLDSRNISPSESCRFSSELRPEECFLEWSVEKSEFIGSHPKKSWAKKLKQIKQFALGQKLKASSSYLKTLFSKSGCSDASSSAKAACTPEVKTASKGKDCLNKFMKAPKKNPFGKIGREKYQISTTSMKSIDGEMLGNGTVSSHRRSFSGVIQWRSDTKSWSSSTSSSGSSSFSFGSSGFNDLQLLKRINCSTYSEIENSIEGAIAHCKQSQQLFSSSKVVSDVASKNEFRWDQERRGLCII; encoded by the coding sequence ATGCATAAAATGGCCACAAACCAACCAGCTTCAGTTAACCTGCATGTAGATGAAGACTACATTGATATGGAATTGAGCTCTTCTTCCAACTTCTTGTGTTACTTTATCAGTTCCCCACCACAAACTAGAGAGTTTGAGTTCCAAATGACTTCAATGTCAGGCGAGAGAGAACCCACAACTTCCCCAGCTGATGAGCTCTTCTACAAGGGAAAACTCCTTCCTCTTAACCTCCCTACTCGCTTACAAATGGTTCCAAAAATCCTTCAGAGCTCTAGCACAGAAATTGAACCCAAAATAGAAGAAGCCTTAGAAGAAAGGTACTATAGCAGTTCTTTTTTCACTAGGACTGGCCCCAGTACTGCAGATTCTACCAATAGCAGTACTCCACTTGACTCCCGCAACATTTCACCATCAGAGTCTTGCCGGTTTAGTAGTGAACTAAGGCCAGAAGAGTGCTTCTTAGAATGGTCTGTTGAGAAAAGTGAATTCATTGGCAGTCATCCAAAGAAGTCTTGGGCCAAGAAGCTCAAGCAAATCAAGCAATTTGCACTGGGTCAAAAACTCAAGGCTTCAAGTTCATATCTCAAGACTTTGTTCAGCAAATCTGGTTGTTCAGATGCATCCTCCAGTGCCAAGGCAGCATGCACTCCAGAAGTAAAAACTGCCTCAAAGGGTAAAGATTGTCTAAACAAGTTTATGAAGGCACCCAAGAAAAACCCATTTGGAAAAATTGGTAGGGAGAAATACCAGATATCGACCACTTCGATGAAGAGCATTGATGGAGAGATGCTTGGGAATGGTACTGTTAGCAGCCACAGGAGGTCTTTTTCTGGGGTTATTCAATGGCGTTCTGATACCAAGTCATGGTCTTCGTCCACATCTTCTTCTGGTTCTTCATCCTTTTCATTCGGTTCTAGTGGATTTAATGATTTACAGCTGCTCAAGAGGATCAATTGCAGCACGTACTCAGAGATTGAGAATTCAATAGAGGGAGCAATCGCTCACTGTAAACAGTCTCAGCAGCTGTTTAGTTCTTCAAAGGTTGTTAGTGATGTTGCTTCAAAGAATGAATTTCGTTGGGATCAAGAAAGGAGAGGACTTTGCATCATCTGA